CTCCATTTTTCTTGCAGGTGTGGATGAAGATGAGCATTCCAGAATTAtgcttcttttcaattttaccATAGGATTGTTGCCTATTCGCTACCTTGGTGTGCCTCTCATTTCAACAATGCTTAATTTGCAAGATTGCTCCATTTTTATCGAGTGCGTTGAGGCTAGAATTAGAGCTTGGGAGAACAAGGTCCTCTCTTTTACCGGTTGTTTTACAACTTGTTCAATCTGTTCTCTATAGTATGCAAGTTTTTTGGGCCTAACACCTCATGCTCCTTAAGAAAATTCTCTACGATATTGAGCAAAAGGTCCGAAAGTTCTTATGGTTTGGTAAGCTTTCTGGTCATTGTGTTGCTAAAGTTGCTTGGGATGAAGTGTGTCTTCCTATATCTAAAGGAGGTATTGGGATTAAAAAATTGATTGACTGGAATAAAGCATGTATGGTTAGACACATCTAGAACTTGCTCATTGATGATGACAATATTTGGTCTGTCTGGGCTAGAATCTATCTTTTGAGAAATATGAACTTTTGGCAAATGAAGATCCCCTAAAATTGGTCGTGGAATTGGAGGAAGCTTCTCCGATTGAGAGATTCTgttcaacttttctttttccacaaaATTGGAGATGGTAGGGGAACATTTCGTTGGTATGATAAGTGGCATCCTTTAGGTCCTTTTGTTGTCAATTGGGGTTGCCATATCATTGCTGATTCCAAGCTTCCAAAAACTGCTTTGGTTTGCAATATTTGGAATAGTTCTAATTAGTGCTGGCCTAATAATTCTTCTCATGaattgttggaaattcaaatttctATGTCTAATATTGTGCCAAATCGTAACTTGGGTGATATGATTTGATGGACACCTTCATCGTCGAGCATTTACTCTTCTGCTTTTGCTTCGAATAAGTTTCAGCAATCCAAGCCTACAGTAGGTTGGTCTAAGCTTGTTTGGTATAATCAAAATATTCCCAAGATGAGCTTCATTCCTTGGTTGGCTATTAAATGCAAGCTTTCTATTATGGATAGAATTTTGACTTTTGCTCGGTTAGTTTCTGTCACTTGCATACTCTGCTCTATTGGTACGGAGTCACATTGCCACCTCTTCTTCGAATGTCCTTTTACCAATGGTATTTGGTCTTTGGTGCTATTCAAATGTGGTGTCCCTTGGCTAAGGCTTCGTTGGCCTCTTTTTGTCATGTGGGCTACTAGCCGTTGCAAGGGAAAATCTTTATCATCAATAGTTTTGAAGTTAAGTCTTGCTGCTACAGTGTATTATGTTTGGAGGGAGCGGAACAACCATAGATTCAAGAACTCATGTCAACCTGCTGCAATGGTTCTCAACTCCATTAAGTCACCATTAGAGTTAGATTGAGTACTTTGAAAATCGCCCATTCCGCTGCTAATGACTCTACTTTACAGGAATGGAATATAACTATGAATAGTTAGTGCTTATTTTTGCTACTTTGATGCAACGTTGTTAGCTTTGCTGTTTGCTTTTCTTCTAGTTGCAACTGTTTGTATTTTCAACTACTCTTTGTtgcttatattttctttttctcatcaatatattttatttataaaaaaaaaaaaaaaaatcatgtttccTTATTTATCCATAAAATAGAGAAATAATAATCGCTCACCTCTTTCCTCTCCCTATACACTTGTTTAATTCTATATGTTGTTTTCGCTCGATTTATTTATACAAGTCACCATAGATGAGTTTGTACTAAGCGAAAAATGATACATGATAATCATTTTCTCGAAAAATAACAGGACGAATAACTGGCACGTGTCTCTCGGGATTGTATAAACCGTTAGGCGCAAAACTCAAGCCAGCCAACAAACCTGACTAGTCTTGCATCACAAGAGTGACTTTAGAATTAGAATTCGAAGGAAGCCAGgcatctcctttttcacaaacTTGGCCGCACCTTATCCACAAAAAGCACTTCCAACTCCATCTGCTTCAATGGATAACACAAACAAATCCCAACGCCAAATTCctcagaaagaaaaagaacacgAAAATGTCAGTGGCATCTTCCTTCCCCTGCATCAAAACCCCACCTGCATCACCATCTTCCTGCTCacattcttcttcttgttcctcAAACCATTCTTTTAtgctctcttcttcctcttcaacaAAGCCTTACTATGTCAAGTTCAGCATAAGGAGCTCCCAAACTGAAGGCCCTATCAGAAGACCTGGTGCTCCTTCTCTCCGGGAACCCTCCCGCCCGTCTTCCCCTCTCACACCAACGCCTCCTTCtcctccgtctccttctccgccGCCTCAGCAGCCCTCGAAGCCGGAACAGGTTTCCGGGCTGACCATGGTGGAGGACATGAATGCGGTGACCTTGGAGTTCCAGAGGCAGAAGGCTAAGGAGATTCAGGAGTACTTCAAGCAGAAGAAGCTTGAGGAAGCTAACCAGGGTCCTTTTTTTGGCTTTGTTGGCAAGAATGAGATTAGCAATGGCAGGTAAAAGCTTTGCAGTTGGTTTATCTATCAGACCTTTCTTGATTTATGCGTGTCATCCTTGGGCCGGGTTCGTTCATGTTAATCTTCTATGTATCGTTCAATATGTCCTCTAAAGGGCAGTAGTTCCACTTATATGTGAAACCAACAAAACGATTAGTGTGCTTGGAATATGTCAAGCGCACGCATTGAGTTGGATTTCTTCTATCCTACTTCTTTGAGCTTTGGCTTCCCTCTTTCGAACTGAACCTGTTAAATCATCGGGTTTGGGTTATATATTAGCACACTTCTTATATTCCCTGCCTCGTCTATTTGTAGTAATGGATGGTGATGTAGTCAGCTTGTTCTTCGAATGATGAAACAATAAGACACCGTACTTCTGTCGCTTTACTTATTCATTAGAATCAACATGCTTTCCCTAACTTGGAGTCGGAATTCAGGTTGTGTTCTATGTCTGAGTTTGTCATTTCTTTTCGATCCTCGACCAAACTAGGATTTCccgaaagaaagaaaggaattcTGCTTCCTATTTGGGTCTGCGCACTTGTGTGGCATAGTTTAGTTTGTTGATCTTGTTCTCATGTATTTGTGATTTTGGCATTACAGATGGGCAATGTTCGGTTTTGCTGTTGGAATGCTAACAGAGTATGCAACTGGCTCGGACTTTGTTGATCAAGTAAAGATACTTCTCTCCAATTTCGGAATTCTAGATCTGGAATGATACACACCAGCGCGGCGGGGCGTTAAAAGCCTCAATACCTTCTCTTCTCTGGAGCTGGTGCAGATACATTCACTCTTTCACTTGTAACTTTGTTGagtaatttgtttaaatttcatttccGAGAAATACTTGGCCATTGTCGCTGCTGTTTACTTGCAAATTTACAATGTTCACCAGTACTTCAACAGTGGAAAAAGTTGCTCAGAGCTCGTTTgataacatttttgttttgttttgttttcgggTTGTTTCCTTTTCAAGTAAACAGAGACAACGGCTAAAAGAATGGGTGGAAGGTCGAGAGGGAGGTCAAGAATTGaaactaaaactgaaaactatCTGAAActgttttttaacttttgttttatAAGATTATTCCCTGGATTTTCTTTCCCATCTTCCTCACCTTTATCATCTCCCTTCTCTTTATTGTGATCttcaatttgaaaacaaaaacaaaaatgttatcAAACGGACATTATGCACTTTGTACTAATTCTTTGttgtcaatatttttacacGCAACTCCATTGGCGTGTCATGTGTGTTGGACTGTAAAATCTAAACTAAAAACCCAAAACACAGCCTTCAGGCGCCACTGACTAAGCACCTCAGAGCACATTTTCAATGCTTTTCGTGTCAAGATACATCAAATTGGTGAACTAAAGTCTGCGGCAGTGTTTCGTGATATTTGGAGTTGTTCATGAATGCTCGAAATGCAGGTTGATCATACACATGACGGCTGGATGATCTGAGTAGAAACTCCAATGCATAAACTGATTAACGCCTATGTCCATTCGTTTTCGCATACGAGTAGGGTTCTCCCCTCCCATTCCCCTCCTCTCGCTCTCTCTTTttattctttctctctctatagaGAAGCAACACAAGATGTTGATGTGGCTATAATTGTGagcgttcaaataggaggggaccGGAGGGGAGGGAAAATGGGAGAGAAGAGAATCCGGATCCTTTCACATATGTCAAAACTAAAAAGTACATGTACAGCATCATAAGAACAATGGTAATTGTGCAGTTGAGAGAATCATCAGAGTTCAGATGCCTAACTACATATTTTACAGAAAAAGAAGAGCATACACAGCTGAAACTAATCAGCTCATCACCCCTAACATTTACTTGACAACTGCATAGATGAGAGTAAACAGAAACAGCACGCAAACGACACGCATTCCCTTTTGCAGATAGAGCATCTTTGCCTCCAGTCTTTCCACCCTAGCCTCCACTCGAGCTATCCGCGCTTCCAACATTGCCAGCCGCGCTCCCCACCTTGTCTCCCCAACATCCACACCATCTGCCGTGCTCTGTGCATAATCTTCACCCTGCAGAGAATCGTCTTCCCAAGCTTGATAGTTACACATCTCAGCTCAACAGACTAAAATTCCTGGATAACATCATAACATTTTCTAAGTTACATACTTTCACAAAGCTGTCGGTGCAAATCAAGGTAGCCCTAGTGCTTTCAACAACATACGATACAGTGTGATTGATGACGTTTTCTTAATCATTTTTTGACAAcacgatattctaaactacctTAATATGCAGAAGAGTAAACAAACTGGGCGCAAGGAGGCCGGCACTGCCCTAACCAACTAGCCTAACTCACATCTCCAGACGCTTCGGTAAATGCCACAATATCCATAGTGCATCGTAGAAATGATCTACAACTCTAATTTTCTACCTCCATTCTGGGTTTCATAGATTTCCTCCGCTGCGATTCGATTTTCTATCTAATTTCACCATATTAATTGCGAAAGACCCACATTTTACACaagtaaaacaaattaaaaaaaaacagattaaAAATATGCATACCTTTTAAGAGAATCTTGTATTTTCTTGTTGAGCTGAGGGGCTCGGTGTCGCCAATTATTCTCCAGGATTTTGAGGGTTTCTTACCAGTCAAGATTCAAGATTGGGAGAAAAACTGGTCGGGAGACTTGTGATGTCCGCACCCGTCAGTCAGGCAGCCAAACCAAATAGGTATTACTATGGGTTGAGGCCATGGGCCCTGGGCCACTCGCATCTCATCACGTGTCGTCATCAGACCGGCTgggctttattttttttaaaattacacTTTTCTCGTTTCAAGAAGAAAGTTCTGATTTACCATTAACGTGTAGAAATGTTATAATCGAAActgttgattttctttttgatgAATTGATTGACCTAGAGGTTagagattttatttttgatgaaaaaatctcaattttttgttaattaagtCACGTAGCTTGCGCGTGACACATTTTAAAGAATAATACTAGCATTTTCTTGCAAAGAAGCACTTAAAATTGCATATAGATTGTGAATCTAATTAGCAATTTATCTTTCAAAGTTAACCACATATGTTATTCTTGTCTAGAAAAATAAGCCTTtaaactcttttttatttttatttttttacaaacgatagtatctatAGTAAGAGGGTGGGGGATTGGGCTAAGactcacaatagactagtaataatgtagttcaaattcacatttggcgagaattgaacataagatatctcatttacaaatgaaaaacaatactactagaccgtagtacaaAGTGACAAGTCTTTAAACTCCTTAAAAGTTGTCAATATCCTTCAAAATGTAACATATGCAAATtatgtgacttaaattgacaaaaaattgaatagaataGTTTTGTGTCTTATAGTTAGGATGCAATTGACAACCTTTAAGAAATTTaaagacttatttttatttgaaaaaatagtATACTGACTTAATTTATACTTGAATAATAATTCAAGAACAGAGCAGATGTCTCAACAactgaaaaaaaatcataaattttttaatgaaataatCTTAGTCTGCAAATAGATGTTAAGAAGGAAAGGAGAACAATAGAGGAAATATTGTCcatgaccaaaacaaaaaattaaaaagaaatgaaGTAATTGTCACGTGCTTACACGTGGCTATATCGTCCTCTTTAggtcctccggattttcaaCTGACAGTGAAACGCAAGGAAAGGAGCCAATCAAGGACAAAACACCTCTATTTTCTCCCGCACAGTATGCCTCCAAATTGCCGTCCATGGACGGCCAAGATTCCCACATATTCGCCTACTACCCCTCCTCCTTTGCTTTCTCATTCtccgtcttcttcctcctcttgctCTCTCTTCTGCTCTGCTCTCCTCTGTTCTGCTCTGCAACCCGTTACTCTCAGAAAACAACAGACTGGTCTCGACACACAGGCCAATGGGCTGCGTTCAGGCCAAGCCTCTCACGAACTCCACTCCTGGGGGGCTAGAGAAGCTCAAACTGGATAATGGGTACGTCGCAAATGGTCCCCTTAAAGGTCACAGACGATCAACTGGCCAGTTCCATAGGGACCCCTTTAAGCCGCAGCTGCAGAGGGGTGAGGCCAGAATTTCAAATGTCGAGCCTGGCAGTGGCGGAAGCAGCAATGAAAATGCGGCGGCAGCGGTGGCGGATGAGTGGGGGGTGTTGAATGGTGGGAGTGAGGGAGAGAAAGATGATGGGAGTCACAAAGTTTCTCATAAAGTTTCTGTGGATGATGGGGAGATGGTGGATGGATGGCCCAAGTGGCTCACCGATAATATTTCGAGAGAGATTTTGGCTGGCTTGGTTCCCAAGAGTGCTGACTCTTATGACAAGCTTGATAAGGTTCGATTCTTTTTGAACTCTcgctttcaaatttttatgttttggattcATTAGAAGTGTGATATGGATGTTTTTCTGTTCCTTCATTAGTGATTGGAATTCGTGTTGTTCCGATATATTTTTAGATTCTTGAGTGCTTTTGTGGATGCAATCGAAAAGCTAAGGGACCATTTTTCGTTTTTGGTTTTCACTTTTTGTGCTTGCGATATGAGACAAGTGTATGGGGGGAAGGTGAGAGGAACAAGGGTGATTGGAGatggaaagaaataaaaaagaatgaatgaaaacaaaatcttgaaagtGAAGTATGCGACTAATGGAAAAGTTTGGATCTTCTCTAGTTAAATTTTGGGGTTGCCCATCTTTACAAAAATCACTAGAAGTTTAAGAAATAAATTTGGATATAAATTCATTAGTTGGCTGGATTATTGTTGAGAAAAAGCCGGCATTTcaactttggttttttttttttttttttcttgtacccctgaattttttatgttgtaGGTTGGCGAAGGAACCTACAGTAATGTGTATAAGGCTCGAGACAGGGACTCTGGAAAAATTGTTGCCTTGAAGAAGGTCCGGTTTGATACATCAGAACCCGAGAGTGTTAAATTTATGGCACGAGAGATTATGTTTTTAAGGAAATTGGATCATCCCAATGTGGTCAAGCTTGAAGGATTGGCTACGTCAAGAATGCAGTACAGCATTtatcttgtttttggtttcatggTGTCAGATTTGACAAGAATTATTTCCAGCCCCAAAGGGATTACTGAACCACAGGTTTAAGTTTGTCCTAACTTGTGGATTCTGAATTTGGATGCTTTGATTCGTTGGACTCTCATTTTCTAACATGAATTATTGATACAGGTCAAGTGCTATATGCATCAACTACTTTCAGGTCTGCAGCATTGTCACGAGAGGGGAATTATACACCGAGACATCAAAGGATCAAACCTATTGATAGATAAAAGTGGAATGCTAAAAATTGCAGATTTTGGGCTTGCAAACTATTATGTTCAAAGCCCTAAGCGCCCACTCACAAACCGAGTTGTGACACTTTGGTACAGAGCTCCTGAGCTACTGTTAGGTTCTACAGATTATGGAGTCGGCATTGATCTTTGGAGTGCTGGTTGTGTCTTGGCTGAAATGTTTACAGGGAGACCACTTCTGCCTGGTAGAACAGAGGTAATTCAATGTTGTGCGTGCGCATGTGTGTTTGTCCAGGCAAGAAGATCAATTATTTGATCTTACTATCGCTGGCTAGTAGCTCACATTCTACTTGCTTTCAGGTTGAGCAACTTCATAGGATTTTCAGGCTTTGTGGCACTCCGTCAGAGGAATACTGGAAAAGATTGAAGCTGTCTACAACTTTTAGACCTCCACGTTCATACAAACCCAGTCTTCAAGAAGCTTTCAAGGGTTTCCCTATTTCTTCTTTGGGTCTGTTGAGCACTCTTCTTGCTTTAGATCCTGTTTATCGTGGCTCTGCATCTTCGGCTCTCAGAAACGAAGTGAGTAAAAATTGAAAGTTTTACTCTTACAATGAAGTGTTTTGTACCAATTTCATGCTATTCAAGTAACTTGTGTCCTTAAGATTGCAACCAGcgttttttcttctattttcatACGCTT
This genomic stretch from Pyrus communis chromosome 2, drPyrComm1.1, whole genome shotgun sequence harbors:
- the LOC137725956 gene encoding light-harvesting complex-like protein OHP2, chloroplastic, whose amino-acid sequence is MSVASSFPCIKTPPASPSSCSHSSSCSSNHSFMLSSSSSTKPYYVKFSIRSSQTEGPIRRPGAPSLREPSRPSSPLTPTPPSPPSPSPPPQQPSKPEQVSGLTMVEDMNAVTLEFQRQKAKEIQEYFKQKKLEEANQGPFFGFVGKNEISNGRWAMFGFAVGMLTEYATGSDFVDQVKILLSNFGILDLE
- the LOC137726885 gene encoding probable serine/threonine-protein kinase At1g54610; translated protein: MGCVQAKPLTNSTPGGLEKLKLDNGYVANGPLKGHRRSTGQFHRDPFKPQLQRGEARISNVEPGSGGSSNENAAAAVADEWGVLNGGSEGEKDDGSHKVSHKVSVDDGEMVDGWPKWLTDNISREILAGLVPKSADSYDKLDKVGEGTYSNVYKARDRDSGKIVALKKVRFDTSEPESVKFMAREIMFLRKLDHPNVVKLEGLATSRMQYSIYLVFGFMVSDLTRIISSPKGITEPQVKCYMHQLLSGLQHCHERGIIHRDIKGSNLLIDKSGMLKIADFGLANYYVQSPKRPLTNRVVTLWYRAPELLLGSTDYGVGIDLWSAGCVLAEMFTGRPLLPGRTEVEQLHRIFRLCGTPSEEYWKRLKLSTTFRPPRSYKPSLQEAFKGFPISSLGLLSTLLALDPVYRGSASSALRNEFFFRSPLACELSGLPIICNEDEELKLANEQKKSRNSKVRRSRTRERQRQDVSAEKVQETSASSNQGLQEQEKTVYSNFESEPGSTTSSNSSSANQAGRKESPIFSLSPVEGLSGATKYVKNLPPLRKSKARATSKDNQINRSASTREFRRFNPRELEDYALDD